The Pricia mediterranea genome includes a window with the following:
- the ychF gene encoding redox-regulated ATPase YchF, whose translation MKAGIVGLPNVGKSTLFNCLSNAKAQSANFPFCTIEPNIGVVNVPDERLLKLEELVDPQRVLPATVEIVDIAGLVKGASKGEGLGNQFLGNIRETDAILHVLRCFDDENVVHVDGSVDPIRDKETIDMELQLKDLETVEKKLDKVKRAGKTGNKDALKEATVLGKVKSGLESGVSVRAIDLSKEERDEFVRPLQFITDKPVMYVCNVDEESAATGNAYVEKVKEAVTDENAEVIVLAVGTEADITELDTYEERQMFLEDLGLKEPGSAKLIRGAYKLLDLETYFTAGEKEVRAWTIPVGASAPQAAGVIHTDFEKGFIRAEVISYADYVNYGSEAKVKEAGKMRIEGKDYVVKDGDVVHFRFNV comes from the coding sequence ATGAAAGCAGGTATCGTAGGACTGCCCAATGTTGGCAAGTCCACCCTTTTTAATTGCCTCTCCAACGCCAAGGCGCAGAGCGCTAACTTCCCTTTCTGTACCATCGAACCCAATATCGGGGTCGTCAACGTGCCGGACGAACGCTTGTTAAAGCTTGAAGAATTGGTCGATCCGCAACGGGTCTTGCCGGCAACGGTAGAAATCGTCGATATTGCGGGACTTGTGAAAGGAGCTAGTAAAGGCGAGGGCCTGGGCAACCAATTTTTGGGGAATATCCGCGAGACAGATGCTATTTTGCATGTGTTGCGCTGTTTCGACGATGAGAACGTGGTGCATGTGGACGGTTCCGTAGACCCCATTCGGGATAAGGAGACCATCGATATGGAATTGCAGCTGAAGGATCTGGAGACGGTGGAAAAGAAGCTTGATAAGGTCAAAAGGGCCGGGAAGACCGGTAACAAGGATGCCCTAAAGGAAGCGACCGTACTCGGAAAGGTAAAATCGGGATTGGAAAGTGGTGTGTCGGTGAGGGCTATCGACCTATCGAAAGAGGAGCGGGACGAATTTGTAAGACCCTTACAGTTTATTACCGATAAACCAGTGATGTATGTCTGCAATGTGGACGAGGAATCGGCTGCTACGGGGAACGCCTATGTGGAAAAAGTGAAGGAGGCCGTAACCGATGAGAATGCCGAGGTCATCGTGCTGGCCGTCGGCACGGAGGCCGATATCACCGAGCTGGATACCTACGAGGAACGACAAATGTTCTTGGAGGATCTGGGACTGAAAGAGCCGGGTTCGGCGAAATTAATCCGGGGCGCCTACAAGCTGTTGGATCTGGAAACATACTTTACGGCGGGGGAGAAGGAAGTAAGGGCCTGGACCATACCAGTAGGAGCTAGTGCCCCTCAGGCTGCGGGAGTTATCCATACCGACTTCGAAAAGGGCTTTATCCGGGCCGAGGTCATTTCCTATGCCGATTATGTCAACTACGGCAGCGAGGCCAAAGTCAAGGAGGCGGGAAAAATGAGGATCGAGGGCAAGGATTACGTTGTGAAGGATGGCGATGTGGTGCACTTTCGGTTTAACGTGTAA
- a CDS encoding chaperone modulator CbpM, with the protein MRKSTCSPRGRYSTYIMEKENYILVRRYCERTHIPDSFISALNEFGLIECKQIETEIYISDEEIPEIERFDRLHNDLGINLEGIDALDHMLRRLREMENEMNVLRKRLRLYE; encoded by the coding sequence TTGCGTAAATCAACCTGTTCGCCGCGCGGCAGGTACAGCACTTACATCATGGAAAAAGAAAACTATATTTTAGTCCGACGGTATTGCGAGCGGACCCATATACCCGATTCGTTCATTAGCGCCCTGAACGAATTCGGACTCATTGAATGCAAGCAAATCGAAACGGAAATCTATATCTCGGACGAAGAAATCCCCGAAATCGAACGTTTTGATCGCCTTCACAACGACTTAGGGATTAACTTAGAAGGAATAGATGCCCTAGACCATATGCTGCGACGCCTTCGGGAAATGGAAAACGAAATGAACGTGCTTAGGAAAAGGCTTCGACTTTATGAGTGA
- a CDS encoding J domain-containing protein — translation MDFIDYYKVLGLEKNASEAEIKKAYRKLARKHHPDLNPDNKASQHKFQQINEANEVLSDPEKRKKYDKYGKEWQHADAYEEAQKRQSASGGFGGGFGGASGGGFGGGFGGGGQYRTTGDFSESEFSDFFESMFGGASGGSRRSSGRGTRQFKGQDFNASLRLNLTDIISSQKQTIDLGEKKIRLTIPAGVEDGQTIKIKGYGAEGMNGGPKGDLYLTFQVFNNTAFQRVGDDLYKTVEIDLYKALLGGEIQVDTLSGKVKLKVKPESQSDTKVKLKGKGMPKYKKENQAGDLYVTYKVVLPKDLTDKEKKLFKELSKLRK, via the coding sequence ATGGATTTCATCGATTACTACAAAGTGCTCGGACTGGAAAAGAACGCGTCCGAGGCGGAAATAAAAAAGGCCTATCGCAAATTGGCGCGCAAGCACCACCCCGATCTCAATCCCGATAACAAAGCTTCCCAGCATAAATTCCAGCAGATCAACGAGGCCAATGAGGTGCTGAGCGACCCTGAAAAACGGAAAAAATACGATAAGTACGGCAAGGAATGGCAGCACGCCGACGCCTACGAAGAGGCCCAAAAGCGACAGTCCGCCTCGGGCGGGTTCGGAGGAGGCTTTGGAGGAGCCTCCGGAGGTGGATTTGGCGGTGGATTCGGCGGCGGCGGCCAATACCGAACGACGGGTGATTTCTCCGAAAGCGAGTTTTCCGACTTCTTCGAGTCCATGTTCGGAGGAGCATCCGGCGGTTCAAGAAGAAGTAGCGGTAGAGGCACACGTCAATTTAAGGGTCAGGACTTTAACGCCAGTCTTCGATTGAACCTGACCGACATCATTAGCTCTCAAAAACAGACCATTGATCTGGGCGAGAAGAAAATCCGTCTGACCATTCCCGCGGGGGTAGAAGACGGGCAGACCATCAAGATAAAAGGCTATGGGGCCGAAGGCATGAACGGAGGGCCAAAAGGGGACCTCTACCTTACGTTTCAAGTATTCAACAACACCGCATTTCAACGTGTTGGCGACGACCTTTACAAAACAGTGGAAATCGACTTGTACAAAGCCCTACTGGGCGGGGAGATACAGGTGGACACCCTGAGCGGGAAAGTTAAGTTAAAGGTCAAGCCCGAATCCCAAAGCGATACCAAAGTGAAGTTAAAGGGGAAAGGCATGCCCAAATACAAGAAGGAAAATCAGGCAGGGGACCTTTATGTAACCTATAAGGTAGTACTTCCTAAGGACTTGACGGACAAGGAAAAGAAATTATTTAAAGAACTTTCGAAATTGAGAAAATAA
- a CDS encoding DNA topoisomerase IV subunit B — translation MSDNSQYTEDNIRSLDWKEHIRLRPGMYIGKLGDGSSADDGIYILLKETLDNSIDEFVMGAGKTIEISIHGDRVIVRDYGRGIPLGKVVDVVSKMNTGGKYDTRAFKKSVGLNGVGTKAVNALSSYFRVESTRDGKSKSAEFEVGELKNEELLDETSRRRGTKITFTPDEGIFKKYKYRNEYVERMLKNYVYLNPGLTIVFNGEKFHSENGLKDLLEDNNHKEDLLYPVIHLKGDDIEVAMTHSKTQYSESYHSFVNGQHTTQGGTHQSAFREALVKTIRDFYGKNFDASDIRKSIISAISIKVMEPVFESQTKTKLGSTDMGGDFPTVRTYINDFVGRYLDNYLHKYPETADKLQRKILMAEKERKELSGIRKLARDRAKKASLHNKKLRDCRVHLEDMKNDRRLESTLFITEGDSASGSITKSRDVNTQAVFSLRGKPLNSYNMSKKIVYENEEFNLLQAALNIEESLEDLRYNNIVIATDADVDGMHIRLLLITFFLQFFPELIKEGHLYILQTPLFRVRNKKETRYCYSEEERKEAINTLSGKLEITRFKGLGEISPDEFQHFIGDDIRLEPVMLDKAISIEQLLKFYMGKNTPDRQEFIIENLKVEVDLVEENQL, via the coding sequence ATGTCCGACAACAGCCAATATACAGAAGATAATATCCGCTCGCTCGATTGGAAAGAGCACATTCGGCTACGCCCCGGGATGTACATCGGTAAATTGGGGGACGGATCGTCCGCCGATGACGGAATTTACATCCTTTTAAAAGAAACTTTGGATAATTCCATTGACGAGTTCGTGATGGGGGCGGGCAAGACTATCGAGATTTCCATCCACGGAGACCGGGTCATAGTACGGGACTACGGCCGGGGAATTCCTTTGGGAAAAGTAGTCGATGTGGTATCTAAAATGAACACAGGCGGCAAGTACGACACCCGCGCCTTTAAAAAGTCCGTCGGCCTCAATGGGGTCGGTACCAAAGCGGTCAACGCGCTCTCCAGCTATTTTCGGGTGGAAAGTACCCGCGACGGCAAATCCAAGTCCGCCGAATTCGAGGTGGGAGAGCTTAAGAACGAGGAGCTTCTCGATGAGACCAGTCGCCGTCGCGGCACAAAGATTACCTTTACGCCCGATGAGGGCATCTTCAAAAAGTACAAGTATCGCAACGAGTATGTCGAGCGCATGCTCAAGAACTACGTCTATTTGAATCCGGGACTGACCATCGTCTTTAACGGGGAAAAGTTCCACTCCGAAAATGGACTCAAAGATCTTTTAGAGGATAATAACCATAAGGAAGACCTCTTATATCCGGTCATCCATCTAAAGGGAGACGATATCGAGGTGGCCATGACCCATAGCAAAACCCAGTACAGCGAAAGCTACCATTCGTTCGTAAACGGCCAACATACCACCCAGGGCGGCACCCACCAAAGTGCCTTTCGGGAGGCGCTCGTGAAGACCATCCGCGATTTTTACGGCAAGAATTTCGACGCGTCCGATATTCGGAAGTCCATCATCTCCGCCATTTCCATCAAGGTGATGGAGCCGGTCTTCGAGAGCCAGACCAAGACCAAACTGGGCTCTACCGACATGGGCGGCGATTTCCCCACGGTACGCACCTATATCAACGATTTTGTAGGGCGATATTTAGACAACTATCTGCACAAGTATCCCGAGACCGCGGATAAGCTGCAACGGAAGATCTTGATGGCCGAAAAAGAGCGAAAGGAGCTTTCGGGCATTCGTAAATTGGCGCGGGACCGGGCCAAGAAAGCCAGCTTGCACAACAAGAAGCTGCGGGATTGCCGGGTACATCTGGAGGATATGAAGAACGACAGGCGCCTTGAAAGTACCCTGTTCATAACCGAGGGCGATTCCGCCTCAGGATCGATCACCAAATCGAGGGACGTGAACACCCAGGCCGTGTTCAGCCTGCGGGGCAAGCCGTTGAACTCCTACAACATGTCCAAAAAAATCGTATATGAAAACGAAGAGTTCAATCTATTGCAGGCGGCCTTGAACATCGAGGAATCTTTGGAGGACCTGCGCTATAATAATATTGTAATCGCCACGGATGCCGATGTGGACGGCATGCACATCCGGTTGTTGTTGATCACCTTCTTCCTTCAGTTTTTTCCGGAACTGATCAAGGAAGGTCATCTGTATATTCTGCAAACCCCGCTTTTCCGGGTGCGGAACAAAAAAGAGACCAGATATTGCTACAGTGAGGAAGAACGGAAGGAGGCCATCAATACCCTATCGGGAAAATTGGAAATTACCCGGTTCAAGGGACTCGGCGAAATATCGCCGGACGAGTTCCAACATTTTATTGGGGACGATATCCGGCTGG